The Manis javanica isolate MJ-LG chromosome 4, MJ_LKY, whole genome shotgun sequence genome contains a region encoding:
- the KCNA2 gene encoding potassium voltage-gated channel subfamily A member 2, with the protein MTVATGDPADEAAALPGHPQDTYDPEADHECCERVVINISGLRFETQLKTLAQFPETLLGDPKKRMRYFDPLRNEYFFDRNRPSFDAILYYYQSGGRLRRPVNVPLDIFSEEIRFYELGEEAMEMFREDEGYIKEEERPLPENEFQRQVWLLFEYPESSGPARIIAIVSVMVILISIVSFCLETLPIFRDENEDMHGGGVTFHTYSNSTIGYQQSTSFTDPFFIVETLCIIWFSFEFLVRFFACPSKAGFFTNIMNIIDIVAIIPYFITLGTELAEKPEDAQQGQQAMSLAILRVIRLVRVFRIFKLSRHSKGLQILGQTLKASMRELGLLIFFLFIGVILFSSAVYFAEADERESQFPSIPDAFWWAVVSMTTVGYGDMVPTTIGGKIVGSLCAIAGVLTIALPVPVIVSNFNYFYHRETEGEEQAQYLQVTSCPKIPSSPDLKKSRSASTISKSDYMEIQEGVNNSNDDFREDNLKTANCTLANTNYVNITKMLTDV; encoded by the coding sequence ATGACAGTGGCCACTGGAGACCCAGCAGATGAGGCTGCTGCCCTCCCTGGGCACCCACAGGACACCTATGACCCAGAGGCAGACCACGAGTGCTGTGAGCGGGTGGTGATCAACATCTCGGGGCTGCGGTTTGAGACTCAGCTAAAGACTTTAGCCCAGTTTCCAGAGACCCTCTTAGGGGACCCAAAGAAGCGGATGAGGTATTTTGATCCCCTCCGAAATGAGTACTTTTTCGATCGGAACCGCCCTAGCTTTGATGCCATTTTGTACTACTACCAGTCTGGGGGCAGGTTGAGGCGTCCTGTGAATGTGCCCTTAGATATATTCTCTGAAGAAATTCGGTTTTATGAGTTGGGAGAAGAAGCAATGGAGATGTTTCGGGAGGATGAAGGCTACATCAAGGAAGAAGAGCGTCCTCTGCCTGAAAATGAGTTTCAGAGACAGGTGTGGCTTCTCTTTGAATACCCAGAGAGCTCAGGGCCTGCCAGGATTATAGCTATTGTTTCTGTCATGGTGATCTTGATCTCCATCGTCAGCTTCTGCCTGGAAACACTGCCCATATTCCGGGATGAGAACGAAGACATGCATGGTGGTGGAGTGACCTTCCACACCTATTCCAACAGCACCATCGGGTACCAGCAGTCGACTTCCTTCACAGACCCTTTCTTCATTGTAGAGACCCTCTGCATCATCTGGTTCTCCTTTGAATTCCTGGTGAGGTTCTTTGCCTGTCCCAGCAAAGCTGGCTTCTTCACCAACATCATGAACATCATTGACATTGTGGCCATCATCCCCTACTTCATCACCCTGGGAACAGAGCTGGCTGAGAAGCCAGAAGATGCTCAGCAGGGCCAGCAGGCCATGTCGCTGGCCATCCTCCGTGTCATCCGGTTGGTAAGAGTCTTCAGGATTTTCAAGTTGTCCAGACACTCCAAAGGTCTCCAGATCTTAGGCCAGACCCTCAAAGCCAGTATGAGAGAGTTGGGCCTCCtgatattcttccttttcatcgGGGTCATCCTTTTCTCTAGTGCTGTCTATTTTGCAGAAGCCGATGAGCGAGAGTCCCAGTTCCCCAGCATCCCGGACGCCTTCTGGTGGGCAGTGGTCTCCATGACAACTGTAGGCTATGGAGACATGGTTCCAACTACCATTGGGGGAAAGATCGTGGGTTCCCTATGTGCAATTGCAGGCGTGTTAACCATTGCCTTACCGGTGCCTGTCATAGTGTCTAATTTCAACTACTTCTACCACcgggagacagagggagaggagcAGGCCCAGTACTTGCAAGTGACAAGCTGTCCAAAGATCCCATCCTCTCCTGACCTAAAGAAAAGTAGAAGTGCCTCAACCATTAGTAAGTCTGATTACATGGAGATCCAGGAGGGGGTAAACAACAGTAACGATGATTTTAGAGAGGACAACTTGAAAACAGCCAACTGCACTTTGGCTAATACAAACTATGTGAATATTACCAAAATGTTAACTGATGTCTGA